The following are from one region of the Streptomyces rubrogriseus genome:
- the pcp gene encoding pyroglutamyl-peptidase I: MTRVLITGFAPFGGERVNPSWQAASLVAAEPPAGLAVTAAELPCVFGESLDALRDAIRADNPDLVLCLGQAGGRPGVTVERVGINVDDARIPDNAGGQPIDEPVVPDGPAAYFSTLPVKACVAAMREAGVPAAVSNTAGTFVCNHVAYGLGHLIATEFPHIRGGFAHVPWAPEQVPDGTAPALPPATVAHGLRALLAAAARTPAEQDLKVTEGATH, translated from the coding sequence ATGACCCGTGTCCTCATCACCGGCTTCGCCCCCTTCGGCGGGGAGCGGGTGAACCCCTCCTGGCAGGCGGCCTCCCTGGTGGCCGCCGAACCGCCCGCCGGGCTCGCGGTCACCGCCGCCGAACTGCCCTGTGTCTTCGGCGAGTCCCTCGACGCCCTGCGCGACGCCATCCGGGCGGACAACCCCGACCTGGTGCTCTGCCTGGGGCAGGCGGGCGGACGCCCGGGGGTCACCGTCGAGCGCGTAGGCATCAACGTCGACGACGCGCGCATCCCCGACAACGCCGGCGGGCAGCCCATCGACGAACCCGTGGTCCCGGACGGCCCCGCCGCGTACTTCTCCACCCTCCCCGTCAAGGCGTGCGTCGCCGCGATGCGCGAGGCGGGGGTCCCGGCCGCCGTCTCCAACACGGCCGGCACCTTCGTCTGCAATCACGTGGCCTACGGCCTCGGCCACCTCATCGCCACCGAGTTCCCCCACATACGGGGCGGCTTCGCGCACGTGCCCTGGGCACCGGAACAGGTACCCGACGGCACCGCGCCCGCCCTCCCGCCCGCCACCGTCGCCCACGGCCTGCGCGCCCTGCTGGCCGCCGCCGCCCGCACCCCCGCCGAGCAGGACCTGAAGGTCACCGAAGGAGCCACCCACTGA
- a CDS encoding DUF2891 domain-containing protein yields MPLSTHAAPFAQLALANITREYPNFPAHLITSADQRLEPRSLHPAFYGAYDWHSSVHMHWLLVRLLRRHGGTPALPDTAPAVAVLDRHLTPGNLATEAAYLRERPSFERPYGWAWLLALAAECRAHGGPEGQRWAGALEPAVAAVDALLADWLPKATYPVRHGNHPNSAFALGLALDSGELSAGTERAVRERLLSWFADDHDAPAHWEPSGQDFLSPALTEADAMRRVLAPDRLARWLDRFLPGLGTGARCALLEVPVVSDHADPQIGHLLGLTLSRAAALRALADALPGGPVRARLDEAAGAHLTAGLPAVERGDFTTDHWLATFAALALDPVAPPAARH; encoded by the coding sequence ATGCCGCTCAGCACCCACGCGGCCCCCTTCGCCCAGCTCGCCCTGGCGAACATCACCCGCGAGTACCCCAACTTCCCCGCCCATCTGATCACTTCCGCCGACCAGCGGCTCGAACCCCGCTCGCTGCACCCCGCCTTCTACGGTGCCTACGACTGGCACTCCTCGGTGCACATGCACTGGCTGCTCGTCCGCCTGCTGCGCCGCCACGGCGGCACCCCCGCGCTGCCCGACACCGCGCCTGCCGTCGCCGTGCTCGACCGGCACCTCACCCCCGGCAACCTCGCCACCGAGGCCGCCTACCTGCGCGAGCGCCCGTCCTTCGAGCGCCCGTACGGCTGGGCGTGGCTGCTCGCGCTCGCCGCCGAGTGCCGGGCGCACGGGGGCCCGGAGGGGCAACGGTGGGCCGGAGCCCTGGAACCGGCCGTGGCCGCCGTCGACGCTCTGCTGGCCGACTGGCTGCCCAAGGCCACCTATCCCGTACGCCACGGCAACCACCCCAACAGCGCCTTCGCACTGGGCCTCGCCCTCGACTCGGGCGAACTGTCGGCCGGGACCGAACGGGCCGTACGGGAACGCCTGCTGAGCTGGTTCGCCGACGACCACGACGCGCCCGCGCACTGGGAACCGTCCGGGCAGGACTTCCTGTCCCCGGCGCTCACCGAGGCCGACGCGATGCGCAGGGTCCTCGCGCCGGACCGGCTCGCGCGATGGCTCGACCGCTTCCTGCCCGGGCTCGGGACCGGCGCCCGCTGCGCACTGCTGGAGGTGCCGGTCGTCTCCGACCACGCCGACCCGCAGATCGGCCATCTGCTCGGTCTGACACTCAGCAGGGCCGCCGCGCTGCGTGCCCTGGCCGACGCCCTGCCCGGCGGCCCGGTCCGCGCCCGCCTGGACGAGGCGGCCGGGGCGCATCTCACGGCCGGCCTGCCGGCGGTGGAACGCGGTGACTTCACCACCGACCACTGGCTGGCCACCTTCGCCGCACTGGCCCTCGACCCGGTGGCTCCGCCGGCTGCGCGACACTGA
- the rpmF gene encoding 50S ribosomal protein L32 codes for MAVPKRRMSRSNTRHRRARWKASTPDLVPVTVDGVTLRVPRHLVPAYRRGLLRPED; via the coding sequence ATGGCCGTTCCCAAGCGCAGGATGTCCCGCAGCAACACCCGCCACCGCCGGGCCCGGTGGAAGGCGAGTACGCCGGATCTGGTGCCCGTGACGGTGGACGGGGTGACGCTGCGGGTTCCGCGGCACCTGGTGCCCGCGTACCGACGCGGCCTGCTGCGCCCGGAGGACTGA
- a CDS encoding MalY/PatB family protein has product MTAHSSPAAPGPASGSAPYDFDTPVDRHGTWCTQWDYVQDRFGVPDLLPFTISDMDFETAPEVLAALRGRLDHGVLGYSRWRQDDFLSAIVHWYAARHGTAVDPGSIVYAPSVVYQVSRLLHLWSRPGDGVVAHTPMYDAFPRTVAASGRRLLECPLDDWAELERLLALPDTAVLLLCSPHNPTGRVWSAAELDRMARLCARHGVAVVSDEIHSDLAHAPHLHRPWVRHDGDGRWAVVTSASKSFNIPALTGSYGIIGDPASRDAYLRQLKDADGLSSPAVLSLVGHIAAYREGAPWLDALRTYLAGNLAMVADRLREAFPGLDWRPPQAGYLAWIDLRPLGVDDEELQRELVEVEKVAVMPGAAYGSPGRVRLNVGCPRSKAEAGVEALVRALGRLTGAQRR; this is encoded by the coding sequence GTGACCGCGCACTCGTCTCCCGCCGCACCGGGGCCCGCGTCCGGGTCCGCGCCCTACGACTTCGACACACCGGTGGACCGGCACGGCACCTGGTGCACGCAGTGGGACTACGTACAGGACCGGTTCGGTGTGCCGGACCTGCTGCCGTTCACGATCTCCGACATGGACTTCGAGACCGCCCCCGAGGTGCTGGCGGCGCTGCGCGGCCGTCTGGACCACGGGGTGCTCGGCTACTCCCGCTGGCGCCAGGACGACTTCCTGTCCGCGATCGTCCACTGGTACGCGGCACGGCACGGCACGGCCGTGGACCCCGGGTCGATCGTCTACGCGCCCTCCGTGGTCTACCAGGTCTCACGGTTGCTGCACCTGTGGTCGCGGCCCGGTGACGGGGTGGTCGCGCACACCCCGATGTACGACGCGTTCCCCAGGACGGTCGCGGCGAGCGGTCGGCGGCTCCTGGAGTGTCCCCTGGACGACTGGGCGGAGCTGGAACGGCTGCTGGCGCTCCCCGACACGGCCGTGCTGCTGCTGTGTTCGCCGCACAACCCGACGGGCAGGGTGTGGTCGGCCGCGGAGCTGGACCGGATGGCCCGGCTGTGCGCACGACACGGCGTGGCGGTCGTCAGCGACGAGATCCACTCCGACCTGGCCCACGCTCCGCACCTCCACCGCCCCTGGGTCCGGCACGACGGCGACGGCCGCTGGGCCGTGGTCACCTCGGCGTCCAAGTCCTTCAACATTCCCGCGCTGACCGGAAGTTACGGCATCATCGGCGACCCGGCCTCGCGCGACGCCTACCTGCGGCAGCTCAAGGACGCGGACGGGCTCTCCTCCCCCGCGGTGCTGTCGCTGGTCGGCCACATCGCCGCATACCGCGAGGGGGCGCCCTGGCTGGACGCGTTGCGGACGTATCTCGCGGGCAACCTCGCGATGGTCGCCGACCGCCTCCGGGAGGCGTTCCCGGGGCTCGACTGGCGGCCGCCGCAGGCGGGTTACCTGGCGTGGATCGACCTGCGCCCGCTGGGCGTCGACGACGAGGAGCTGCAACGCGAACTGGTGGAGGTCGAGAAGGTGGCGGTGATGCCCGGGGCCGCCTACGGCTCCCCGGGACGGGTACGGCTCAACGTCGGGTGTCCGCGGTCGAAGGCGGAGGCGGGCGTCGAGGCGTTGGTGCGGGCGCTGGGACGGCTCACCGGCGCACAGCGGCGATGA
- the malX gene encoding maltose/glucose-specific PTS transporter subunit IIBC, with protein MQKTKAALWEFLQGLGKTFMLPVALLAFCGIMLGIGSSLSSDAVTDNVAFLKGEGFHLVFTWMANTGLVAFTFLPVLFAMAIPLGLAREDKGVAAFSGFVGFVAMNLAVNFYLTAKGVDFEDEKAIEHYGIADVLGVQSIDTGLLGAVAVGIVVSLLHRRFRTQRMPDALAFFGGLRFVPIVSALVLSVLGLLIPLVWPTFNGWISAVGRGIGHTGVFGPFFFGMGEVLLRPIGLHHILVAMFRFTDVGGSGTVCGDHVSGALNLFYAQLDCSAAPGSAVTDATHFLSQGKMAAYLGGLPGAALAMYHCAKRRMRPEIKALLVSGVVACVVGGITEPLEFLFLFVAPWLYLIHAVLVGLGFLTAAVLGVFIGNTDGNVIDWLVFGVLQGSTTKWYLVPVIAAVWFAAYYFLFRWAITRFDLRTPGREDPPADEKRDEQDEHDGAHGAEHEDEQVGAAPEPVRELVAGKYDAAAMLDAIGGAGNIRSLDNCITRLRMTVADAEVVDEARLKKLGAVGVIKLDGHNVQVIIGPQVQSVKDAIATMVPAGRP; from the coding sequence ATGCAGAAGACCAAGGCCGCGCTCTGGGAATTCCTCCAGGGGCTCGGCAAGACGTTCATGCTCCCGGTGGCCCTGCTCGCGTTCTGCGGCATCATGCTGGGCATCGGCTCCTCGCTGTCGAGTGACGCGGTCACTGACAACGTTGCCTTCCTGAAGGGCGAGGGCTTCCACCTCGTCTTCACCTGGATGGCCAACACGGGCCTGGTCGCCTTCACCTTCCTGCCCGTCCTCTTCGCCATGGCGATCCCGCTCGGCCTCGCCCGCGAGGACAAGGGCGTGGCCGCGTTCTCCGGTTTCGTCGGCTTCGTCGCCATGAACCTCGCGGTGAACTTCTACCTCACCGCCAAGGGCGTCGACTTCGAGGACGAGAAGGCGATCGAGCACTACGGCATAGCCGACGTGCTGGGCGTGCAGTCCATCGACACGGGACTGCTCGGCGCCGTGGCCGTTGGCATCGTTGTCAGCCTGCTCCACCGGCGCTTTCGCACCCAGCGGATGCCCGACGCGCTGGCCTTCTTCGGCGGGCTGCGCTTCGTCCCGATCGTCTCCGCCCTGGTCCTGAGCGTGCTCGGTCTGCTCATCCCGCTGGTGTGGCCGACCTTCAACGGCTGGATCAGCGCGGTCGGCCGCGGCATCGGGCACACGGGCGTCTTCGGACCGTTCTTCTTCGGCATGGGCGAGGTGCTGCTGCGCCCGATCGGCCTGCACCACATCCTCGTCGCCATGTTCCGCTTCACGGACGTCGGCGGCTCGGGAACCGTCTGCGGCGACCACGTCTCCGGCGCACTGAACCTGTTCTACGCCCAGCTGGACTGCTCGGCGGCACCGGGCTCCGCCGTCACCGACGCCACGCACTTCCTCTCCCAGGGCAAGATGGCGGCCTACCTGGGCGGCCTGCCGGGCGCCGCGCTCGCGATGTACCACTGCGCGAAGCGCCGTATGCGGCCGGAGATCAAGGCCCTGCTCGTGTCCGGTGTGGTGGCCTGCGTGGTCGGCGGCATCACGGAGCCGCTGGAGTTCCTGTTCCTGTTCGTCGCCCCGTGGCTGTACCTCATCCACGCGGTCCTGGTGGGACTGGGCTTCCTCACGGCGGCCGTGCTCGGCGTGTTCATCGGCAACACGGACGGCAACGTCATCGACTGGCTCGTCTTCGGTGTACTCCAGGGCTCGACGACCAAGTGGTATCTGGTGCCGGTGATCGCGGCGGTGTGGTTCGCCGCGTACTACTTCCTGTTCCGCTGGGCCATCACCCGCTTCGACCTCAGGACGCCCGGCCGGGAGGACCCGCCGGCGGACGAGAAGCGGGACGAGCAGGACGAGCACGACGGAGCACACGGCGCGGAACACGAGGACGAGCAGGTCGGAGCGGCTCCCGAGCCGGTGCGCGAGCTGGTCGCCGGGAAGTACGACGCGGCCGCCATGCTCGACGCGATCGGCGGCGCCGGCAACATCCGGTCCCTGGACAACTGCATCACCCGCCTGCGCATGACGGTGGCGGACGCCGAAGTGGTGGACGAGGCACGGCTGAAGAAGCTGGGCGCCGTGGGCGTCATCAAGCTCGACGGGCACAACGTCCAGGTCATCATCGGTCCGCAGGTGCAGTCCGTGAAGGACGCCATCGCGACGATGGTCCCGGCGGGCCGACCGTGA
- a CDS encoding helix-turn-helix domain-containing protein, producing MVLEIAGLSPDEESVYALLVAFGRAGAADLAERDGMPVERMDRVLESLTAKGLASPTDGVPRLYQAAPPDVALLPRLKRSAEALDLAQHEAARLIESYRDTMRRRDAGQLLEVITGAEALRQHLRQIQTSVREEMLWFCKAQYVAMPSGSNTEEFEALARGVRYRVLYEKAFFDDEGAVDNVVAGVRAGEVARAVPQLPLRLAIADRAVAVFPLVAGGPHGSPEEPTTALVRDSNLLAALIALFERYWEDAVPLDVDDSGELSGTDGPAAPDALAPTDRRLLSLLVAGVADKAIASQMQLSRRTVQRRIQGMMERANAATRMQLAWQAARRGWL from the coding sequence GTGGTGCTGGAGATCGCTGGGCTGTCGCCCGACGAGGAGTCGGTGTACGCGCTGCTCGTGGCCTTCGGCCGGGCCGGCGCCGCCGACCTGGCGGAGCGTGACGGCATGCCGGTCGAGCGGATGGACCGCGTCCTGGAGTCGCTCACCGCGAAGGGACTCGCCAGCCCCACCGACGGCGTCCCCCGCCTCTACCAGGCGGCGCCGCCCGATGTCGCCCTGCTGCCCCGGCTCAAGCGCAGTGCCGAGGCGCTGGACCTCGCCCAGCACGAGGCGGCCCGGCTGATCGAGTCCTACCGGGACACCATGCGCAGGCGGGACGCGGGCCAGCTCCTGGAGGTCATCACCGGCGCCGAGGCGCTGCGCCAGCACCTGCGGCAGATCCAGACCAGTGTGCGCGAGGAGATGCTCTGGTTCTGCAAGGCGCAGTACGTGGCCATGCCCTCGGGCAGCAACACCGAGGAGTTCGAGGCGCTGGCCCGCGGCGTGCGCTACCGGGTGCTGTACGAGAAGGCGTTCTTCGACGACGAGGGCGCGGTCGACAACGTCGTGGCCGGTGTGCGGGCCGGTGAGGTCGCCCGTGCCGTGCCGCAGCTGCCGCTGCGCCTGGCGATCGCGGACCGCGCGGTGGCCGTCTTCCCGCTCGTCGCCGGGGGGCCGCACGGGAGTCCGGAGGAACCCACGACGGCGCTGGTCAGGGACAGCAATCTGCTGGCGGCCCTGATCGCGCTGTTCGAGCGGTACTGGGAGGACGCCGTACCGCTGGACGTCGACGACTCGGGCGAACTCTCCGGGACCGACGGACCCGCGGCGCCCGACGCGCTGGCCCCCACCGACCGCAGGCTGCTGTCGCTGCTGGTGGCGGGAGTGGCCGACAAGGCGATCGCCTCCCAGATGCAGCTCAGCCGCCGCACGGTCCAGCGCCGCATTCAGGGCATGATGGAACGCGCCAACGCCGCCACCCGCATGCAGCTCGCCTGGCAGGCGGCGCGGCGGGGGTGGTTGTGA
- a CDS encoding S8 family serine peptidase: MRRIRLLAAISAGLALAAGAVAPVPALAGTPRPDAVAPPTDHGTATDHGTATVKLITGDSVTVTRAADGRQAASVTPGPGRRGVLFRTLEQDGHVTVLPSDADALVAAGRLDRDLFDVTALLTQRYDTAHTDALPLIVERAEGVAASSVNALTDLARDASVRELDSIDARAVRVDEADLGRFWKRLVPADGQRAKAAATTPRVWLDGRVAASLDRSTAQIGAPAVWSAGYRGDGVKVAVLDTGADQSHPDLAGRVAAAKDFSGSSGTNDVFGHGTHVASIVGGSGAASGGSRQGVAPAARLLVGKVLGDDGFGSESQVIAGMEWAADQGADVVNMSLGSSGATDGTDPMSQALNDLSRRTGTLFVVAAGNEGEQGPRTVGSPGAADAALTVGAVDRDDSLAPFSSRGPRLGDDAVKPDVTAPGVGIVAARATGSAMGDPVDEHYTGASGTSMATPHVAGAAALLAQRHPDWTGAQLKDALVSTAVTVDGQKVTEQGGGRIDVRTAGLGAVTATGTLVMGPFTSRDTEPVTSRVRYTNSSDEDVTLSLAVELATEGGKAPAEGSARLGSDSVRVPAGSSAEVPLTVDPARAGQGKFYGYVTATTADGSVAAHTTLSLVVHGPTHRITVKTIDKDGEQVADLPTIWGAEGFVGYSDPAAAVAEVEEGVYQLNTSWTTSAEDGEELRHVVLPEVRVTKDMTVTLDARKTVPVEIRTPRPAEQRGIMSYQTYREIGGRSLTQGTMYFDIAKRLYISPTAEVTEGTFEFASRWQLVAPLVEAKVSRTRFDLGAYYMPASPLFPEHGATLTAVDAGDAADADFGRARGKVAVVDNPTGAGERTLVERAAAAGVRAVILVHFNDTGWTRWRPTGDRNALPTLRIGKDTGAELLARIARGSTSVRFTGTARSPYLYDVMQVSEQQVPRKVVHSVSARNSAVVRTTYADNGVTGWASEQRFGWRPYQNTAWLQYTRFVPLGFERTEYVSAGDTAWQHRVHHTTTFDVDQPLIAGMRDDPRTYRAGGQPRETWQGAVVRPSIPAGTTAPTVRDGNVLRLRVPEFTDSQAGHWSPTTGGDTASAVLYRDGERVDGVGSAWQNVTVPAERARYRLDMETSRDSEAWTRGVATSTSWSFESGRTDAATPLSLLQLDYDVPVDVRNSVRGTRSHHVDVRVRAQEGLPVPRGVSVRVEASYDDGRTWSAARTHAHGRNAFRASLTPPAHGESWVTLRVTARDAAGDSVRQTVQRAYAVRR; encoded by the coding sequence ATGAGACGGATCCGCCTGTTGGCCGCGATATCGGCCGGTCTGGCGCTGGCCGCCGGCGCCGTGGCCCCCGTACCCGCACTCGCGGGCACCCCGCGGCCGGACGCCGTCGCGCCTCCGACGGACCACGGCACCGCGACGGACCACGGCACCGCGACGGTCAAGCTGATCACCGGTGACAGTGTGACCGTCACCCGGGCCGCGGACGGACGCCAGGCGGCGTCCGTCACGCCGGGGCCCGGGAGACGGGGCGTCCTCTTCCGCACCCTCGAGCAGGACGGCCATGTGACGGTCCTCCCGTCCGACGCCGACGCCCTGGTCGCCGCCGGACGCCTGGACCGGGACCTGTTCGACGTGACGGCGCTCCTCACGCAGCGGTACGACACCGCGCACACCGACGCGCTGCCGCTCATCGTGGAGCGGGCCGAGGGCGTGGCCGCCTCCTCCGTGAACGCGTTGACCGACCTGGCGCGGGACGCGTCGGTCCGCGAACTCGACAGCATCGACGCGCGTGCCGTGCGGGTCGACGAGGCGGACCTCGGCCGGTTCTGGAAGCGGCTCGTCCCGGCAGACGGGCAGCGCGCGAAGGCCGCGGCCACCACTCCGCGCGTGTGGCTGGACGGCCGGGTGGCCGCGTCCCTGGACCGCAGTACGGCCCAGATCGGCGCTCCGGCCGTGTGGTCGGCCGGCTACCGGGGCGACGGCGTCAAGGTCGCCGTCCTGGACACCGGTGCCGACCAGAGCCATCCCGACCTCGCCGGCCGGGTCGCGGCGGCCAAGGACTTCTCCGGCAGCTCCGGCACCAACGACGTCTTCGGGCACGGCACCCACGTCGCCTCCATCGTCGGCGGCAGCGGCGCCGCCTCCGGCGGAAGCCGTCAAGGTGTCGCGCCCGCGGCGCGGTTGCTGGTCGGCAAGGTGCTCGGCGACGACGGCTTCGGCAGCGAGTCGCAGGTGATCGCGGGCATGGAGTGGGCGGCGGACCAGGGCGCCGACGTCGTCAACATGAGCCTCGGCTCCTCCGGGGCCACCGACGGCACCGATCCCATGAGCCAGGCGCTCAACGACCTCAGCCGGCGCACCGGCACGCTGTTCGTGGTCGCGGCCGGCAACGAGGGCGAGCAGGGCCCCCGCACGGTCGGTTCGCCCGGGGCCGCGGACGCCGCGCTCACCGTCGGGGCCGTCGACCGGGACGATTCCCTCGCCCCGTTCTCCAGCCGCGGCCCGCGCCTCGGCGACGACGCGGTGAAGCCGGACGTCACGGCCCCCGGTGTGGGCATCGTGGCGGCACGCGCGACCGGGTCGGCGATGGGCGACCCGGTCGACGAGCACTACACCGGCGCCTCGGGCACCTCGATGGCCACCCCCCATGTGGCGGGCGCGGCCGCGCTCCTGGCCCAGCGCCATCCGGACTGGACCGGCGCGCAGTTGAAGGACGCGCTGGTCAGCACGGCGGTCACGGTGGACGGCCAGAAGGTCACCGAACAGGGCGGCGGGCGGATCGACGTGCGCACCGCGGGACTGGGCGCGGTGACCGCCACCGGCACCCTCGTCATGGGGCCGTTCACCTCTCGGGACACCGAGCCCGTGACGTCGAGGGTCAGGTACACCAACTCCTCCGACGAGGACGTCACGCTCTCGCTCGCCGTCGAGCTGGCCACGGAAGGGGGCAAGGCGCCCGCCGAGGGATCGGCGCGGCTCGGCTCCGACTCGGTACGCGTGCCCGCCGGCAGCTCGGCCGAGGTGCCGCTGACCGTCGATCCCGCCCGCGCCGGACAGGGCAAGTTCTACGGCTACGTCACCGCGACGACCGCCGACGGTTCGGTGGCCGCGCACACCACGCTGAGCCTGGTGGTGCACGGGCCGACGCACCGGATCACCGTGAAGACGATCGACAAGGACGGCGAGCAGGTCGCCGACCTCCCCACCATCTGGGGCGCGGAGGGCTTCGTCGGCTACAGCGACCCGGCGGCCGCCGTCGCCGAGGTCGAGGAGGGCGTGTACCAGCTCAACACCAGCTGGACCACGTCGGCCGAGGACGGCGAGGAGCTGCGCCACGTGGTCCTGCCCGAGGTCAGGGTCACCAAGGACATGACCGTCACCCTGGACGCCCGGAAGACGGTTCCGGTGGAGATCCGCACGCCCCGGCCCGCGGAGCAGCGCGGGATCATGAGCTACCAGACCTACCGTGAGATCGGGGGCCGCAGCCTGACGCAGGGCACGATGTACTTCGACATCGCCAAGCGGCTCTACATCAGTCCGACGGCCGAGGTCACCGAGGGCACCTTCGAGTTCGCCTCCCGCTGGCAGCTCGTCGCCCCGCTCGTCGAGGCGAAGGTGTCCCGCACGCGGTTCGACCTGGGCGCCTACTACATGCCCGCGTCGCCGCTCTTCCCCGAGCACGGCGCGACCCTGACCGCGGTCGACGCCGGTGACGCGGCGGACGCCGACTTCGGCCGCGCCCGCGGCAAGGTCGCGGTGGTGGACAACCCGACGGGAGCCGGCGAGCGGACCCTGGTCGAACGGGCGGCCGCGGCCGGGGTCCGTGCGGTGATCCTCGTCCACTTCAACGACACCGGCTGGACCCGCTGGCGGCCGACGGGCGACCGCAACGCCCTGCCCACGCTGCGGATCGGCAAGGACACGGGCGCCGAACTGCTCGCGCGCATCGCCCGCGGCTCGACCTCGGTGCGGTTCACCGGCACCGCGCGCAGCCCGTACCTGTACGACGTCATGCAGGTGTCCGAGCAGCAGGTGCCCCGCAAGGTCGTGCACTCGGTGTCCGCCCGCAACAGCGCGGTGGTCCGCACCACCTACGCCGACAACGGTGTCACGGGATGGGCGAGCGAGCAGCGCTTCGGCTGGCGGCCGTACCAGAACACCGCCTGGCTGCAGTACACCCGGTTCGTGCCGCTCGGCTTCGAGCGCACCGAGTACGTGAGCGCGGGCGACACCGCCTGGCAGCACCGGGTGCACCACACCACGACCTTCGACGTGGACCAGCCGCTGATCGCCGGGATGCGGGACGATCCGCGCACCTACCGGGCCGGCGGACAGCCCCGGGAGACCTGGCAGGGCGCGGTCGTCCGCCCGTCGATCCCGGCCGGCACCACGGCGCCGACCGTGCGGGACGGCAACGTACTGCGGCTGAGGGTCCCGGAGTTCACCGACTCGCAGGCCGGGCACTGGTCGCCCACCACCGGCGGGGACACCGCGAGCGCCGTGCTGTACCGGGACGGCGAGCGGGTCGACGGGGTCGGCAGCGCCTGGCAGAACGTGACCGTTCCGGCCGAACGGGCGCGCTACCGGCTGGACATGGAGACCTCCCGCGACTCCGAGGCCTGGACACGGGGCGTGGCCACCAGTACGTCCTGGTCCTTCGAATCGGGTCGCACGGACGCCGCCACCCCGCTGTCGCTGCTCCAACTGGACTACGACGTACCGGTCGACGTGCGCAATTCCGTCCGCGGCACCCGTTCGCACCATGTCGACGTGCGAGTGCGCGCCCAGGAAGGGCTGCCCGTTCCGCGGGGTGTGAGCGTCCGGGTCGAGGCGTCCTACGACGACGGGCGCACCTGGTCGGCGGCGCGCACCCACGCGCACGGCCGCAACGCCTTCCGGGCCTCGCTCACGCCGCCCGCCCACGGGGAGTCGTGGGTCACGCTCCGCGTCACGGCGCGCGACGCGGCGGGCGACTCGGTTCGGCAGACGGTGCAACGCGCCTACGCGGTACGCCGGTAG
- a CDS encoding SGNH/GDSL hydrolase family protein, with the protein MRRLLARVPDPVRAPLARGVAAALALTLASSVLAASTSTAAAPAGTERDGRPGGDAWFTSWAASQQNAAPTPLRDQSMRMITHLSQGGDAVRIRVQNTFGDAPLTVDAATVAHSDGKDAATEGRPRPVTFDGRRRVVVPPGGEVWSDSTGLRTAAQDDIAVSLSVSGTVAPGRHDSAFRTNYLTPPGSGDHTADPDGTAFTGTTGSTLLVSAVDVRNPRLRGSLVAYGSSVVDGTGSTNCGPDCSRPGADLRWTDDLARRITAELPPNRQFAVANAGIGGTTSAATCPGIGEPVRGLDAAARLERDVLSLHGVTGVLYYYGTNDLPAGCDAARIEASYREVFQRLRAAGIKVYVTPITPRPGYTDQHNRDRHAVGTFVSKWNSCGGTCDGILPFDQVLEDPVRPNSINPPYDTGDGVHANIAGQQALADIVSLPMLAASARR; encoded by the coding sequence ATGCGCCGTCTCCTCGCCCGAGTACCCGACCCCGTCCGTGCGCCCCTGGCCAGAGGCGTAGCGGCCGCCCTGGCCCTCACCCTGGCGTCCTCCGTCCTGGCCGCGTCCACGAGCACGGCCGCCGCTCCCGCCGGCACCGAGCGGGACGGACGGCCGGGAGGCGACGCCTGGTTCACGTCCTGGGCCGCCTCACAGCAGAACGCCGCGCCCACACCGCTGCGCGACCAGTCGATGCGCATGATCACCCACCTGAGCCAGGGAGGTGACGCGGTCCGGATACGCGTCCAGAACACCTTCGGCGACGCACCGCTCACCGTCGACGCGGCGACGGTGGCCCACAGCGACGGCAAGGACGCCGCGACGGAGGGACGCCCGCGTCCCGTGACGTTCGACGGCCGGCGCCGGGTCGTCGTCCCGCCCGGCGGTGAGGTGTGGAGCGACAGCACCGGGCTGCGCACCGCCGCCCAGGACGACATAGCGGTGTCGCTCTCCGTCTCCGGCACGGTGGCTCCGGGGCGCCACGACAGCGCCTTCCGCACCAACTACCTGACCCCGCCCGGCTCGGGCGACCACACCGCCGACCCGGACGGCACCGCGTTCACCGGGACGACCGGCTCCACGCTCCTGGTCAGCGCGGTCGACGTACGCAACCCGCGCCTGCGGGGGAGCCTGGTCGCCTACGGCAGTTCGGTCGTCGACGGAACCGGGTCGACGAACTGCGGACCGGACTGCAGCCGCCCGGGCGCCGATCTGAGGTGGACCGACGACCTCGCCCGGCGGATCACCGCGGAACTGCCTCCCAACCGGCAGTTCGCCGTCGCCAACGCGGGCATCGGCGGCACCACCAGCGCCGCCACCTGCCCGGGCATCGGTGAGCCCGTCCGCGGTCTGGACGCCGCCGCCCGGCTGGAGCGCGACGTGCTGTCCCTGCACGGGGTCACGGGAGTCCTCTACTACTACGGGACCAACGACCTCCCGGCCGGCTGCGACGCCGCCCGAATCGAGGCGAGTTACCGCGAGGTCTTCCAGCGACTGCGCGCCGCGGGCATCAAGGTGTACGTCACGCCCATCACCCCTCGTCCCGGCTACACCGACCAGCACAACCGCGACCGGCACGCCGTCGGCACGTTCGTCTCGAAGTGGAACAGCTGCGGCGGCACCTGCGACGGGATCCTCCCCTTCGACCAGGTGCTCGAGGACCCGGTACGGCCGAACAGCATCAACCCGCCCTACGACACCGGCGACGGCGTCCACGCGAACATCGCCGGCCAGCAGGCCCTCGCCGACATCGTTTCCCTCCCGATGCTGGCGGCGTCGGCCCGCCGGTGA